The genome window CACTTTGCTTCATTCCTGTGTCCCAGAGCTTGGATCAAGGGATATTTTACCTGCTTTGCACCCATTCTGGGGGTGTATGGATCTCTGGATCTCACCTGGATCACCCCATGGCCACtgctgggctcctgggggggtgggatgggggtcACCATGCCAAAAAACTTCCTGGCCAGCGCCTCTGGATAAGATGAAGCTCCTGGATGAGTTTAAAAGATGGGTTATCCCATGGCTGGAAGGGAATTGTCAAGCAGACACAGCTCCAGACAGCCTGGAAAAGATTCCAGAACAGGCAATCTCCCTCAGGGCTTCCCCTGCCAGCATGCACCAGCCTCCCTGAGGAGTTTATCCTGGATTTCTAAGCAAGTGTTCTGAGAACAGTCCCACCTCCATCCCACAGAAATGCCCAGAGCAGAATTCCCATGGGGGTCACAGCAGCCAGTGAGATTTGGGCTACAAATAAGCAGTAATTATCCATCAGCCAATAATCCCACGGGCAATGGGATTCCTGGCATGTTCCAACTGTGCCAGCACGACTCACATCTTTGGGAGCAGCACAACACCACCAGTGGTGGGTGATAAAGCACGAAGAACCTCCCTGTCCAGATAATTCCACCCAATTCCCATCAAagctcttcctttccttctccagcaaagcacaaaaaaaaaaaaaaaaatcctggaaaaaggaagaataaagtGGAGAAAAGGCTACAATCTTTACTCACCATTTTAATACTGCCAACAAGTCTAACAGATCCAACTGTACACATGACAAACTGGGAGGAGTATGGGTGCAACCATGGATCAGCAAAGGAATGTAGGACTGGTTAGGGATGGCACTAGAGGGAAACAGGGATTTGGCACCACACAGACAAAGTAAAGGcatgctcagggctgggcagggagggccatGGGAAAGGCAGCACAGAATAATCCACCGTTTTTATCCCAAGAAATGCACAGGAACCAGTGGTTTGggagctgggaagcagcagtTTTTCCCCCAGCGAGggctcagctcctctccccacCAAGCTAGGATTATGCTGAGCACAAATCCCTTCCCATACTGGCATAAGACTGGGCTCAAGCCCCCAACAGAACCTAAaccctcctgctgcaggagcctttCCCAAAGCCTGGGGGGAGCAGGATGATAACAAATCACACATGGAAAAAAAGCCGAAGCTCTAAGGATCCCGTAGTAGCTGCAGAAATATTAAATCCTGGCCATAGCAAGTGTTAAAAACAAGGAATTCCTGCTAAGAGGAATATTTTCTGCAGGATCTGCTCACATGTGCATAgttaagtgattttttttttgttgcttttttaattattattatttttaaaacaaggtTTGCAAATAAAGTTTAGTAAAGTTATAGTTTtctcaatggaaaaaaaaataaccttaaAAACAGACTAGTGGTGGCTTGTTAAccaaaggaagagagaaagctACATATCCAAGGTCTGGAATCCAGCTGGAATCCACCGCACATCCCGGAGATCACGCCGTCCAACGATGCCAGGAGGATCTACTCCCACTACGTGGCTTCACTGTGCCCTAATTCCACATCCCACAGCAATAAAAGGTCCCTAAGACAGAAGATTGTGCTAAAGAATTCCAGGATTCCACATGTTCTCTGCTCCTGGGTCATGCTCGTCGCTGTCCCCACGAGGCAGCAAGAGGCTGGGGCTCACCAGGCAGAAACACTGGGAAGGAAACCAGGAATGTAGAAGGGAGCAGAGAGAGCTGTTCCCAGCGGGACAGCCGGAGCTGGATTTACCTCTCAGTAGAGCCCACATTCCTTGAGGTTGTTTTTGATGATGACGTCGGTGACGGCGTCGAAGACGAACTGGACGTTCTTGGTGTCGGTGGCGCAGGTGAAGTGGGTGTAGATCTCCTTGGTGTCCTTCCTCCGGTTCAGATCCTCAAACTGGCACTGGATGTAGGCAGCTGCCTCCTCGTACGTGTTGGAGCCTGGAAAGGAGAAGATCCCTGGCTTTGCCCACCGGCTCACGGGAGCTTTTAAGTCCATATTAAGCTGCTTGCAACCATCTGCCTTATCCAGCTACAAATCCAAATCCACCATTAACTCCTTCTGGGAGACCTGAAGTCTATTCTCTGGGCAGTGACCCTGGACACGGGATCCAGGGATTGCTATGTGCTGGGATAGCCAGGCTTCACAAAGAGTAACAAATCATGGGAGTCatgggctggaagggatcttcaatcccatcttgttccaccccctgccaggaatagggacaccttgcactacacctggttgctccaagccctgtccagcctagcctccagcacttccagggacagggaatccacagcttctctgggaatcaCAGAAATCAATAGGTTTGAAAAGAtttgaaggattttttaaaCATGTAAATGCTTTGAGCAGTGTCCAGGTAAAACCCTCCACCTGTGTGGAATCACAGCAGGGATGGGTTCTGGAACAATCCACACTGAACATGGATACTCCAGGGTGGACAGGAGCCAGAACAAGATGTGGTTAAGTTCCACAGCCTCTAAAATTGAATTTCAATGGAATTATTGTCCCAGTTAGGTGTGGAAACGGGGAAGTGACCTTGATTTGTGGGAGTGCAACATTTTATTCCAGCATTTTGGCAAAGGTTGTTCCAAACCACAGCTCTTCCATGAAAACAAGCCAACTGAACAGGCCAGAACTGTCTGGGAGGCACGGGGAAGGAATTGGGGGAAAAGTTTGTAACTGATTCTGGTTGAGCAAGGCTCTGACTCACTCATTGCTGGCCCAGTGACACAGATGATCCCATGATGCCAGTGATCCCAGCCTACCTGTGTACTCTGGGTAGCAGATCGTTAGTGGGCTCTTCTTAATCTTCTCCTCAAACAGGTCTTTCTTGTTCAGGAAGAGGATGATGGAGGTGTCTGTGAACCATTTGTTGTTACAGATGCTGTCAAAGAGTTTCATACTCTCATGCATCCGGTTCTGGAAAAGGAAATCCAACGGGGGAGACGTTAGGGAAGGGTGGGATAGGGGACAGAGGCTCTGCTGCACGGGCCAGACTCAAAATTGAGGTGTCACTGCCACATCCTCACTGCCATTGCCCCAGGAGGAGCACAGGGGGACAAGTCACCTCTTCCTGTTCTTTCCTGGACTCACATGTAGAGAACAAGGCATGacaacaaccccaggcaccTCCCAGCAACCAGGAAGGTGAAAACCTCATGGATGGGGTTGCATTTATCACTTTGTGGGGGCAAGATTCCACTGGCTTAGCCAAAGAGTGCTCGTCCTTGCAGGTCTCAGACAATTTAACAGGAGGAGTATGCCGGGAACATTCCAGCATGGTGCAGGATGCAGCTAGGAtgctcccagctcccttccaTGCAGCCATAAATCCCACAACACGCACCATCTCCTCGTCCTCAGCCAACACCAGGTCGTAGTCACTCAGGGCCACGCAGAAAATGATGGCTGTCACCCCCTCGAAGCAGTGGATCCACTTCTTCCGCTCCGAGCGCTGCCCTCCCACGTCGAACATCCTGGCAGAGACAGGAGAAGTGGCTCAGGAGCTGGGCACACCCCTCCTGCCTGGCCCCCGTGGTGCTCCCGGGGATGGAGAGGCTGAGCAGGGGTTGGGAACACGCAGGGTTTCAGGAGCTTCCCTCAGGAGAGGGGGTTTTAAAATTCCCTTCTTGGGAGAGGGGATTTTAAATCAGTATTCTCTATTTTCTTTCAAGCTAGGGTGGATCGAGCTtgcagcaacctgggctagtggaaagtgtccctgcctgtctggttccaggtgtccctggaTGAGATTTAAtatcccttccaagccaaaccattccatgagtTTGGTTTTCAGCAGGAAGAACTGGAAGTCACCATCCAGAGCTCTGCTgattttgttctctttcctaCTTCCTTAGCAACAACTCATTTGCTTAACTGGACTGCAAACACTTTCTCACAGCACCTCCACGGAAATGGATTATTGGGAACACACTACCTTTAAGCTCCtgctgggatgcaggaggagaTTAAGGGGgttaagaaataatttcctttattaaaaataatctgagGTACTGGAGGTTAAAGGCTGAGCAGTTGCTTATGGAATTTCTGTATAAATTGAATTCATTTCTAATTAAATAGGAATTTGTGCCACAGGTAGTTCCAGCCCCCCTGCTCATCCAAATATTTTGACAAGAGCCCAGGATTGGGATTTAATTAAATCAAGTTAATATCTGAGTTATTAAGTCATagatattgatttttttcccagagcagACAAGGAGCTGTCCCGGGGGGATTTAATGATCCCAAACTAACTCCCATCTTCTATTTAACCCTCTGGTCtagaaggaaagagggaaatcTGTGAGAATCCAGGATCTTTCCATGGCTTGGATCATTTGCCATTAGCACAGAGAGATTCATGAAGGAAGAGCATCCCTGATAACTCAGCTCATCCCAATTCCAGTCACTGTGGCTTCCCCATCCCATTATTAATGTCTGAGATGGAATatcacagcagagctggcagcaccaggATTTCTGATGGATTAATGCTTCCCTTTGTGGAGCAAATCCCTCTGGGACAGCACCTCATGTGTCTGGGGCCCTGCACATGATCAATGGCTCTGGGTGGGATCAGGAAGGAGCGTGGAGATGATTAAAGAACACATTGGAGATGCTAATCCTGATCCATCACCACAGGAAGACAAGTTATTCCCTGGATGGACCAGAAGCTGCATAAATAAATTGATGACGCTGAGTATTTtagcatttttgtttaaaatgttcTTGAATTGCACAGCTGGAAGCCAAAATGCTCTTCTCCCAAAAACTGTGCAAAAGTTTCCTTCTCCAGAGGAGACCACGGAGATGCTCCAATgactggagcccctctgctgcggatccaggagagctgggaaggagaaggctccagagagaCCTGAGAGTCCCTTACTGTGCCTAAAGGGGCCCCAtgagagctggggagggatcTGGGACAAGGGCCGGGAGGGACAGAACAAGctgaatggcttcccactgccagagggcaggaatGGATGAGaagaaaatccttccctgtgagggtgctgagtcCCTgcacagggtgctcagagcagctgtggctgctccatccctggaagtgtccaaggccaggttggatgggttGTGGAGCCACCTGGCATagttgaaggtgtccctgcccatggcaggggggtgggactgaatgggatttaaggtcccatccaaaccaaaccaatctGGGATCCTGTTAAAACCCTTGGATTTTAGAAGCACCACTTGGATTTTGCTGCAACTCCATCAAAGCGTTTCACAGCCCATTTGTAAATAAGCAAACACACAATGTTtaggaagaggagcaggaaagAGGCCAAACCATTGGCACAGACAGAGGGAAGGGGGCTGAGCCACAGGCACTGCACTGTCCTACACCCTCCAGCACAGGAATGCTGTGGGGCTCCAGCTGTTTGTCAGGAGCACACGTGGGATCTGAAGCAAGGAATTCCTAAGCAGCAGGAAGGGGAGCTACAGGGATCTGAGGTGAGGCACAAGGGATGCAGCCTCAGCCTACAGAGGCAGCGGGAGCCACTCTGAGGTTAGAGGAAGCTCGTTAGTGACATGTAAAGGGACACTGCCAGGAGCAGGCTGGATCCACAGCCTGGCAGGGACTGGAtcagcagaggggacagggaagtcccagcccctgcagtgccaggCACAGGCTGGCAATTCCCAGGGGAACACATGGAGCACACCATGCATCCCGGAGCCACAGCCTGGCTACGGACACAGCTTGGTTCCTCTGCTCCGAGGAAAGGGTTAAACTCAAACTCAAACTCCAGTCAGTGTCCTTTTAGTATTATTTTTGGGATTGGATCCTGGAAACGAGCAGTCAGTACCTGTGTCTGCGATTCCAAcataaaagcagctgaaaagaaCAGAAGGCAAATCAAAGTCAAACTGGTCTCTCCAGTGAGCGATGCCAGCGGAGAGGGATAACGGAGGGAAGGAGGACAGTTAAACCAGGAGCAAGTGTGGGATGTGCCCCCAGTGCAGGGCACGGGCAGAGCCCTTCACTCACTTGAAATACAGGTCCTTGAAGGTGAAGTGAGTCTCCACGATTCCTGTAGTTTTCACTCTGGTCCGCAGCACATCCTGCTGAGTCGGAATGTAGGTCGGCTGGGATATTCTATCCAAGTCATTTAGGTAACTAAACCAGAAGAGACAACACAAGAGGCTTTTTTTAGTCGGCTGCCTTACCATGAATCTTTTATAAACTGCAGAACAAAGCGCAGAATTTATTTATCTCCctcacacagcacagccctggaagCAAACAACCCCCTGGGGCTGTCTTGAgggatgttttgggggtttggggattttaaCCCCTCCCTGGATGACCTTGGAGGTAGTGCTggtggagctgagctggctggggaGGGTAGGGAGGGAATGCAgagccgtgccagggctggatcTCCCAGGGCAATCCACAGTCAAGGTCTCTCGCTTCAAAGCACAAGGCAATAAATCCAAGGGTTTCCTGTTAAAGGGCAGGGATGCATcaaaggagctgggagggatgGATGAAGCCTTAAAAACCATCCCAAACCAGGCACATCCAGTCACCTCCTTCTCCAACAAGCTGACTCGGAGAACACAGCCCTGGAAGAAGCCACATCCTTGCAGAAATTCTCCCATCAAGACCTCAACTAATTCCAGCCCATTCCTTTTGGAGTTCAGCTCTCAGGCACATCAGCACAAGGTCCAGATAACTCCCAGCAGGATCAGAAATCCCACTCCAGCCAGCAACACCTCTGAGCTCGTCTTCCCTCCTGCCCTCACAAAGATAAGATGgatcccacagctctgctgggatggCACAGGCTGTGCTCCTTCTTGGGAGCAGGTTTTAATCACcccagccctgtgtcactgGGAGGGTTCAGGGGCACAGGGGCTCTATTGGGTGTAATAAACCCTCCCAAATCACACATTATTATCACAGATCCACTGTCAGCCAGAAATTGCTTCTCCCCATGTGCCTGGAAGCTGTGCTAGGAACCCCAGCAACACATCCCTCCTCCAACAGCTCCAGCATCGCCCTGGCCAGGACTTGCAGAGCCCTGCCCTGTTTCCAAACTCCAGGTTCCAGTGATCTGCCACAACTTGCCCAGTGCCACGGGGCTTTTCCCACAGTGCTAGGATCTGAGAGTGGATTTAGTCCAGGAAGAGCCAGTCCTGTCATCCCTCTCCCAACTCCAGAAGGATGGCAGGTTTGTTAGCTGCTGTGTGACCAGTGCTGGGCCTGGCTTCAATTTCAGTTTAGTACAACATGATTTGGAAAGTATTTACCTTCCTCAGCTTCTACCAAGTAATATTTCTGCTGAGGCACTAACATGCCCAGattgtttttcctcctctctctcctaCCAGGGTAAGTTTAGCTGAGACACAATGTATCAGAAGCCAGTGGGGAATGCTAAGAACTgacccagcagctcctcaaaGCCTGGCTTTGATACAGGTCACACCACTGGTATGATAAACCATGGAATTGTTTGGGCTGAGAAGTCCCTTAAGATAGACTCCCACTCttatcccagcactgccaagcccaagCTGAAGCTGTAAAGCACCTGCTCCCAACAGCCAGTTGGAATTTTGGGTACTGAAAGTGGTACAATTCCTAATTAAAGCTTTGGGAGCAACCAGGGAGGAGGAAACGGAGCTGGCAAACAAACTCAATCGGGGAATAAAGCATATCAGATTCA of Anomalospiza imberbis isolate Cuckoo-Finch-1a 21T00152 chromosome 26, ASM3175350v1, whole genome shotgun sequence contains these proteins:
- the GNAI3 gene encoding guanine nucleotide-binding protein G(i) subunit alpha-3; its protein translation is MGCTLSAEDKAAVERSKMIDRNLREDGEKAAKEVKLLLLGAGESGKSTIVKQMKIIHEDGYSEEECKQYKVVVYSNTIQSIIAIIRAMGRLKIDFGEVARADDARQLFVLAGSAEEGMMTAELAGVIKRLWRDPGVQACFSRSREYQLNDSASYYLNDLDRISQPTYIPTQQDVLRTRVKTTGIVETHFTFKDLYFKMFDVGGQRSERKKWIHCFEGVTAIIFCVALSDYDLVLAEDEEMNRMHESMKLFDSICNNKWFTDTSIILFLNKKDLFEEKIKKSPLTICYPEYTGSNTYEEAAAYIQCQFEDLNRRKDTKEIYTHFTCATDTKNVQFVFDAVTDVIIKNNLKECGLY